CTCTTTGCCAACACGCAGAATTTATGCCTCTGTATTCGTCGGCCCTTATTGTCGAAATCTCTATGTTGCGCAAAGGTAATGTCAAACCTAAAGCCAATCCAAGAGAAAGCCGAATGTGCGTGAAATAACGCGTTCGGCGCGGTTAGTTCGCGTTTCTGGCGATTAACTTTCTTGAAATTCAAACCTGTTACCGTTTAGCCGGGGATCAAGCATATTTGATCAAATCGTACATTTTCAGTATACGCGATTCTGGCCGGTTCTGCCGTCAGATCGCCGAAAAAGCTCCAAAGCGCGGTATGCTAGCCCGTCTTGTCATGAAAATACTTCAAGAAGCCAGTTCACTGCTCTTGAAGAAGATATAAAAAAAGGGAGGCCTATAGCCCCCCTTTTAGTTTCGCCGTTCAAGCTCATCATTTTTACCGCTCGATATCTATATTTTTTTGCCTGTGGCCTGAACGCCGTTCGGGGGCGAGCGCACCCGCCCCTTGTCTCTTAGCTACATCCCGACGTTGCTCCGCAGGTGTTGCACTTCATGCAGGTGCCGTTACGCACCAATGTGTAATTGCCGCAATCTCCACAAGGATCGCCTTCATATCCCTGCATTTTGGCCTTGCTGCGCAAATCCATTTCAGTGGCAATCACGGGTGTGGTTGCTTCTGCTTCAACCAATACCGCGCTAGAAGTAGCCCCCAAACCGACATCAGCCACCTCTGCGGAGCCGCCTTGCAACATGGCTAAATCTTCTGGCAGGCGCTTGCGTAGATAACCAGAGGAACTGATTTTCTTCAGCACTGCTAGTGACTTAGACGCTGCATCTTCTGTGACTTCTTGAATATTTTGGACCGTGTCATCTTGTCCACGCCCCAAATCATCAAAGGCTGCCCCCTCCGGTGCCACATGTGCAAGATCCGTGCGATCCAGATAGCTGACGGCCAATTCCCGGAATATATAATCAAGGATCGACGTTGCATTTTTGATGCTGTCGTTACCCTGCACCATGCCCGCCGGCTCAAATTTCGTAAACGTAAAGGCGTCTACAAATTCTTCCAGCGGCACACCATATTGTAAGCCGACGGATACCGCGATTGCAAAATTATTCATCATAGCGCGGAAGCCGGCGCCTTCTTTATGCATATCGATGAAGATTTCGCCCAAAGCGCCATCAGAATATTCGCCGGTTCTAAGGTAGACTTTGTGCCCGCCGACGATGGCTTTTTGGGTATAACCTTTGCGGCGATGTGGCATCTTTTCGCGATGTGATTTTATAATCTCTTTTACGATGACTTTCTCAACAATTTTTTCAGCAATTACCGCTGCTTTTTCTTGCTGGCTGCCCGTTTCAAGTATTTCCGCGGCCTCATCGTCGTCCTCAACCAGCGCCGCGGCCAAAGGTTGCGAAAGCTTCGATCCATCGCGATATAAAGCGTTTGCCTTTACACCCAATGACCAGCTCAACTCATAGGCCTTCTGACAATCGTCAATCGTAGCATCATTGGGCATGTTGATGGTTTTTGAAATAGCGCCCGAAATAAATGACTGCGCAGCTGCCATCATGTAAATATGGCTATTAACACTTAGAAAACGTTTGCCTTTTTTTCCACATGGGTTGGCGCAATCAAAGATTTTGTAATGCGCTTCTGACAAATGCGGCGCATTCTCGAGCGTCATGGTTCCGCATACATGATCATTTGCAGCGTCAATTTCAGCTTTTGAGAAACCCAAATGACGCAGCAGGTCAAAGCTTGGATCATTCAACTTATCCGCCGGAATGCCTAACACTTTCGTGCAAAAATCAGCGCCAAGCGTCCATTGATTGAACACAAACCGGATATCAAAGGCAGAGGCTAGCGCCGCTTCAATCTTATCCAGCTCGGTTTTTCCAAACCCATGTCCGATTAAGCTCGTATGGTTAATCGCGGGCGCGTTACCAATGCTTCCATGACCCACCGCATATGACACAATCTCTTCTATTTTCGAACTACTATAGCCAAGCTTTTCGAGCGCTCCGGGCACTGAACGGTTGATGATTTTAAAATAACCACCTCCTGCAAGCTTTTTAAACTTTACAAGCGCGAAATCGGGCTCGATGCCGGTGGTATCACAATCCATAACCAGCCCAATCGTGCCCGTGGGCGCAATTACGGTCGTTTGCGCGTTACGATAGCCGTGCTTCTGCCCCAGATCCAACGCTTGATCCCAGCTGTTGCGGGCAAGCTCTACCAGGCTTTGATCCGGGCAATTCGCGGCATCCAGCGGCAACGGTTTTACGTCCAGTTTTTCATACCCATCCACGGCGCTTTGCGCCGCGTTCCGATGATTGCGGATCACGCGCAGCATATGCTCGGCGTTCTTTTTATACCCCGGAAACGCCCCCAATTCACCCGCCATTTCCGCGCTAGTTGCATAGCTTACACCGGTCATTAGCGCGGTCAACGCCCCGCAAAGCGCGCGCCCCTCAGCGCTGTCATAGCCATAGCCCATATTCATGAGCAAACCGCCAATATTGGCATACCCCAAACCAAGCGTTCTAAAATCATAAGACCGCTGCGCAATCTCTTTTGATGGGAACTGCGCCATCATCACAGATATTTCGAGCGTCACCGTCCAAAGCCGCGTGGCGTGCATGTAATCGGCAGATTGGAATTTTCCGTCCTTTAAGAAGGTTAATAAATTCATAGAGGCCAAGTTACAGGCCGTATCATCTAAAAACATATATTCTGAACACGGGTTAGAGCCGCGGATTTCACCATCTTCGGGGCATGTATGCCAAGCGTTTACCGTATCGTGATATTGAATGCCCGGATCGGCGCAGGCCCAAGCCGCATGTCCAACATCTTGCCACAACTTCCGGGCTTTGATGGTTTTGGCGACCGATCCATCTGTACGACGTAGCAATTCCCAATCCGCATCGTTTTCTACAGCCTTCAGAAACGCATCCGTTACGCGAATTGAGTTATTCGAGTTTTGACCCGACACAGAGGCATAGGCCTCGCTGTCCCAATCTGTATCATAGGTTGGGAATTCAATGCTATCATAGCCTTGCTTGGCGTAATCCAAAACCCGCTTCACATATGTTTCCGGGATAGCAACTTTCTTTGCCGCCCGAATTGCCGATTTCAAAGAAGTGTTCTTGCTTGGATCTACCGAATCTTCGCTGCTGCCATCCCAAGCTCGGATTGCGGCAAATATTTCATTCAGCTTGGCCTCATGCATTTTGCTGCCCGCGACTATACTGGCAACCTTTTGTTCTTCTTTCACTTTCCAATTGATGAAATTTTCAATATCGGGATGATCCGCGTCACAAATCACCATTTTGGCGGCTCTGCGCGTTGTGCCGCCCGATTTTATCGCCCCAGCGGCGCGGTCGCCAATTTTTAAAAAGCCCATCAGGCCGGATGATTTTCCACCCCCAGAAAGCGGCTCTCCATCGCCGCGCAATGAGCTAAAGTTAGTGCCAGTGCCGGATCCGTATTTGAACAGACGCGCCTCACGCACCCACAGATCCATAATACCACCCTCATTCACTAAATCATCTGAGACTGATTGAATAAAGCAAGCGTGCGGTTGCGGATGCTCATAAGCAGATTTAGATTTTACAAGCTTGCCGGTTTTGTAATCCACGTAATGGTGACCCTGGCTTGGACCATCAATACCATAAGCCCAATGCAGGCCTGTATTGAACCATTGTGGACTGTTGGGTGCAGCACGCTGGGTCGCCAGCATATGGCACATTTCGTCGTAATAGGCACGTGCGTCCTCTTCGGTTGAAAAATAGCCGCCCTTCCAGCCCCAATACGCCCAGGCGCCGGCTAACCGGTTAAACACCTGTTTGGATGACGTTTCGCCCGTGATCGGCGTTGAGGGTGATGCCGCGACCGAGCGCCAAAGAAACTCGGGCACGCCTGCCTCCTTAACGCGCTTCAATTCGGTCGGCACGCCCGCTTTGCGAAAATATTTCTGCGCAATCACATCGCTTGCAACCTGCGACCATGTCGCTGGCACTTCAATATTCTCAAGCGAAAAAACAACCGTACCGTCGGGATTTTTGATTTCTGAGGATGTGGTGACAAACTCAAGCCCCGCATACGCGTCGGCCGATTTTTTCGTAAAATTGCGTTCAATTTTCATCTTAACGTGCCTCTTTTTATACTCGCCGATTCCCGGCTGTTTGGCGCAACGACCACATAAGCCCCAACGCATGTTTCCAATGGTTCAACAATCGTTTCTTTTTACCGAATGGCCCTCCGCAAACACCACATCTTGTGTCACGCGGGTCAATCCGCACAAATTGGCGTATATGAGTGGGGTTGGTCAATCGGTTTTTTTAAAAATTTTCAAATAATTTCGCTTGACTTCACAGTCTTAAATTTTTTTGAAATCTCAACTTACAAGTTATGCCTGAGGCCCGAAAATTTTTGGGTTTGCCATTGGTTAAAAAAAACTGAATTTTTTTGGAAGGTTAGCAGAAGAACTTGAGCTTTATGGAAACATTTAAATCGATAACCCGCCGATTCATCTTGGGCGATATGTCAGGCAAAATACCAAAGCAGGATCTCAAACTTATCCAATAACTTTCGATGCAGTTCGGTCACGGCGCTTAAACTGTTTTCTTTCTCAATCCGCATATGCTTTTAATTTAAGCAATTTTTTTGCATTAAATTTAATAGCATGCGCCCAAGTATTA
The sequence above is drawn from the Rhodobacteraceae bacterium IMCC1335 genome and encodes:
- a CDS encoding vitamin B12-dependent ribonucleotide reductase, which encodes MKIERNFTKKSADAYAGLEFVTTSSEIKNPDGTVVFSLENIEVPATWSQVASDVIAQKYFRKAGVPTELKRVKEAGVPEFLWRSVAASPSTPITGETSSKQVFNRLAGAWAYWGWKGGYFSTEEDARAYYDEMCHMLATQRAAPNSPQWFNTGLHWAYGIDGPSQGHHYVDYKTGKLVKSKSAYEHPQPHACFIQSVSDDLVNEGGIMDLWVREARLFKYGSGTGTNFSSLRGDGEPLSGGGKSSGLMGFLKIGDRAAGAIKSGGTTRRAAKMVICDADHPDIENFINWKVKEEQKVASIVAGSKMHEAKLNEIFAAIRAWDGSSEDSVDPSKNTSLKSAIRAAKKVAIPETYVKRVLDYAKQGYDSIEFPTYDTDWDSEAYASVSGQNSNNSIRVTDAFLKAVENDADWELLRRTDGSVAKTIKARKLWQDVGHAAWACADPGIQYHDTVNAWHTCPEDGEIRGSNPCSEYMFLDDTACNLASMNLLTFLKDGKFQSADYMHATRLWTVTLEISVMMAQFPSKEIAQRSYDFRTLGLGYANIGGLLMNMGYGYDSAEGRALCGALTALMTGVSYATSAEMAGELGAFPGYKKNAEHMLRVIRNHRNAAQSAVDGYEKLDVKPLPLDAANCPDQSLVELARNSWDQALDLGQKHGYRNAQTTVIAPTGTIGLVMDCDTTGIEPDFALVKFKKLAGGGYFKIINRSVPGALEKLGYSSSKIEEIVSYAVGHGSIGNAPAINHTSLIGHGFGKTELDKIEAALASAFDIRFVFNQWTLGADFCTKVLGIPADKLNDPSFDLLRHLGFSKAEIDAANDHVCGTMTLENAPHLSEAHYKIFDCANPCGKKGKRFLSVNSHIYMMAAAQSFISGAISKTINMPNDATIDDCQKAYELSWSLGVKANALYRDGSKLSQPLAAALVEDDDEAAEILETGSQQEKAAVIAEKIVEKVIVKEIIKSHREKMPHRRKGYTQKAIVGGHKVYLRTGEYSDGALGEIFIDMHKEGAGFRAMMNNFAIAVSVGLQYGVPLEEFVDAFTFTKFEPAGMVQGNDSIKNATSILDYIFRELAVSYLDRTDLAHVAPEGAAFDDLGRGQDDTVQNIQEVTEDAASKSLAVLKKISSSGYLRKRLPEDLAMLQGGSAEVADVGLGATSSAVLVEAEATTPVIATEMDLRSKAKMQGYEGDPCGDCGNYTLVRNGTCMKCNTCGATSGCS